CGCCAGGGCGCATCGTCGGCCGCGCTCAGGCTGTGCATCCCCGACACCACCGGCCGGCTCGGGTCTTCGGCGCGGATGGCCCCGGAAATCATGGCCGACCACACATAGGCCTGGTAGTGGTTGTCCACCTTCTGCATCACGTTGCACTCGTTGCCGAAGTCCCAGGCCAGAATGGCGGGCTGGTTTTTGAGCCGGTGCACGAGCGTGGTCACAAGCTTCTGCTGCCAGGTCAGCGACTCCGGGTCGGTGAGGATGTCGCGGCCTTCCAGCGCCGGCGGCACGTAGAGCTGCCCGCTCATCCAGCCCGTCACCAGGCCCACTACCAGCTGGAGCTTGTACTTCTGTGCCAGCGCGGCCAGCGTTTCAAAGTGTTGAAGCTGCTCTTCGCTCACGCCGTTGCTGCCCACGCCGGTGGCCGGCAGCGGCTGCCCATCGGCAAACCCGACGTACTTCGGGGCCCCTTCGCCGGCGTAAATCTGGTGGATGGGCTGGAAATCAGGCCACAGCGGAAACACCCGCAGCACGGTAATGCCATTTTCGGAAAGCTGCTTGAAATCCTGCTCAATCACCGCCGGCCGCCAGTCGCGCCACATATGCGTGCCGGCGTAGGAGGCCCAGTAGTTGCAGCCCACCGAAAACGCGCCGGGCTGCGTCAGGATGTTCGACGGGGCGGGCGACTTTACCTGCGCCTGGCCGGGGTGGCCCAGCAGCGCCAGCAGCCCGCTCAATAGCAGTGGTTTATAGTAAGCCGCAAGATGACAACTGAACATAAGTAGGACGGGGAAAATTGGCCGGTAATAATTAATGGGTGGCCGCTAGGGCCGACGTGGGCTGGTCCGAATACAGGAGGACTTCCTTCACCCGGCACTCGGAGGCGGGGGTGGGGTTCAGCAGTTTCAGGCGCACGGTGTGCTTGCCTTTGGGCAGCTGGTATTTCCAGGCCAGCTCGTAGCGGCGGGTGGTGAAATCGGTGGGCCACTCCACCGCTTCCAGCAGTTGATTGTCCACGTACACTTCGCCTTTGAAGACGTGGCCCGGCTGCGCGCCCGTGTGCGCGGCCTCGCCCTTTACCACGAAGCCAATGCCGTCAAAATCAAAGCTGTACTCATCTTTCAGCGGCTTGTTGACGACGAGCCGGCCCACGGGATAATGGCCCGCAAAGCTTTTTTCGAACTTCACCGGCGTGGGTTCCTGCACGCGAATAGTAACCTGCTCGCCGCGCACGCTGCCGCCGTTGCGCTGCACCACTTGCAGGGCGTGCCGCAGGCCGATGTCGTACACGTCGTTGAGCGAGGTGCTGGTGTATTTGAAGTCCAGCGGCTCGGCCTCAGCCAGGCCCTGCTTCCAGTAGGCGGGAATGTGGTCGTAGCCCAGGATGGTGCCCAGAATGCCGCCCGCCGACGACGGGTTGCAGTCGGCATCCTGCCCGCAGCGGGTCGATATTGCCATCGTTTTCGTGAAGTCGCCCTCGCCGTAGAGCAGGCCAATGACCACGTAGGCCGAATTGACGGTGGCGTCGATGTCTAGCGGCTGGAAGACGGCATCCGGGCAGCCGATGTCGGCGCTCCACTTCTTCTGCACCTCGAACCAGGTCTGTTTCCAGTCGTGGGGGTACTGCTCGTGCCAGCGAATCACGTCGCTTATGCACTGGTGGTAGTTGCTCTGCTTCGGGATGGTTTTCAGGGCTTCCCGCACGAGGTACGGGATGTCGGAGGAGGTGAAGGCCAGCGAGTACAGGGCCCCCAGGTACACGCCGCCGTACCAGCCGTCGCCGTAGTTCATGATGTGGCCCACTTTGTCGCTGATGGCCGAGGCCGCGTTGGGCATCCCCGGCGACATCAGCCCCGCGAAGTCGGCCTCAATCTGGTAGTCGATGCAGTCGGCGTGCGGGTTGTTGAGCCAGTGGCCCGATTGCGGCGGCGCCATACCGTGCAGAATGTTGTAGCGTCCGGCCTGGTTGGCGTGCCACAGGGCGTAGCCCGCGTGGGCAAAGGCATTGGCGAAGGACGCCGCCGGGGCATCGAGGCCTTCCTTTTCAATAACTTCCACGAACGTAAGGTCCATGTACAGGTCGTCGTAAACGCCGGGATTTTCCACCATCGTTTTCTTGAGGTAGCCGTCGTACCACGGAATCGCTTGATAATCTTGAATCATCGTGCCGTTGTACTTGAACTCCACCGGCGCGCCGTAGGTCACGCCAATGGTTTGGCCGGCCCAGCCGCCCTTAATTTTGTTTTGCAGCGCCGCTTTGGTCAGCACGAGCGTCTTGGGGGCGGAAGTCGTTTTCGGGCGCGGTTTGGCCGGACTTTGGGCCGGCGCCAGGGCCGGCGCACACGCCAAGCCGCAGGCCAGGGCAACGCGGGGGAAGGAGTTTGTTCGCATCAGTTGCGACGTGAGGTAGTGAAGTGAGGGGGGCTGGCAACCCGCTAAAGGCCCGCTTGCCGGGGTGTCGTCCGCTTAGTGGGCGGCAATGATGAGGGCCAGTCCGCCGAGGTAGCACAGCAGCATCCCGTTCAGAATCAGTGGTGTACCGGACGGGGCGTTGCGGAATTCCTTCCAGATGAAAATGCCCCAGACGGCAGCCACCACCGTCGCGCCCTGCCCCAGCCCGTAGGAAATGGCCGGCCCGGCCTTGCCCGAGGCCAGAATGCTGAACGACATGCCCACGCACCAGATGGCTCCGCCCAACACGCCCATCAGGTGGCTGCGCCCGCTGCCCCGGAAGTAGTCGGCGTAGCTCACGGGCGTGCCGCTGAACGGCCGCCGCATCAGCAGGGTGTTGAACAGAAAGTTGCTGAGCAGCACGCCCCCGGCGAAGCAGGATACGGCCGAATAGGGACTCAGCTTGCCAGCCAGCGGCACGTTGAAATTTGGGAACATGGACGCCGCTACGTACTTGTAGAAGAAGCCCATCAGCAGGCCCGCCACCACCGCTAGTAGCAGCCCCCTGCCCGACACCTGCTGGGCCTTGGCCGCCGCCCGGCGGTAGGCAAAGGCGTTCAGCAAGATGGCCACCACCACCAGCCCCACGCCCAGAAACAACCGCGTGGAATCACCGAGCGGATTGCCCAGGTAGTTGACCACCACCCCGCACACCAGCGCGATGCCGATGCCCACCGGAAACGCAACTGACATGCCCGCAATGGCAATGGCGGCCACCAGCAGGATATTAGCCGCGTTGAAAATGACGCCGCCCAGTACGGCCGAGCCGATGGAGGCGCCATCGGCCTGCCGCAGGTCGGTCAGGAAGCTGCGGCCGGCCTCCCCAGTGCTACCCAGCGTGAGGCCAAACACCAGGGCCGTAAGGACAATGCCCAGCACGTAGTCCCAGTAAAACAGCTCGAAGCGCCACTGCTGGGCGGCCAGTTTCTGGGTGTTGGCCCAGGAGCCCCAGCACAGCATCGTGACCAGGCAAAAACTGACCGCCGTGGCGTAGGTATTGATAATAAACACAGGGCGGATGGGGAAGGTGAAAAGGGATTTTGTGAGCAGCAGGCGCACGATGATGGAAGCAGCGTCAGCCGCTGCCCGTTACTTCAGGCAGCGAAAGCCTAGCGTACCGGCCCGGTCGTAGCCCGCTTTCATGATGAAGTACTTGCAATGAAAATCCAGCGGCTGGGGCCCACCGGGCGCATTGTTGGTGGCCTGGCCGGGGAAGTACCAGCGCGAGGTTTGCAGCTGCCAGCCCGCGCAGCCGCTGCGCAATGACACGAAGTGGTTGTGGCCGTCAAACCGCTCGCTCTCGGTCCACTCCCACACTTCGTTGTACACGAAATCGCGACCGTGGGCTTCGCCCGCGATTTGCCATTCCCACTCGGTGGGCAGCCGAAGGCCGGCCCAGGCGGCGTAGGCGCGGGCATCGTCGAGGCTCACGTACACCACCGGCTTGTTCTTCAGCGAGTCTGGGCAGGTGCGGCCCGGCCAGTGACGCAGGTAATCCACGGTGTCGGCGGGGGCGTAGCCACTGGCTTGCACGAAGGCGGCGTATTCGCCGTTGGTCACGGCCCGTGGCATGATGTTGAAAGCGGGTACGGCCACTTTCGTGCGATGCACAATCAGCTCCTTGCCGAAGCTGTTTTTCTCCGTCCGGTAGTCGTTGTTGTTCTTGCCGTCGGCGTCCGGGAAGCTCTCGCTTTCCCGCTTCACGCCCTTCGTCACCAGGTTGTACTCGCC
This genomic stretch from Hymenobacter sp. PAMC 26628 harbors:
- a CDS encoding GRP family sugar transporter — encoded protein: MFIINTYATAVSFCLVTMLCWGSWANTQKLAAQQWRFELFYWDYVLGIVLTALVFGLTLGSTGEAGRSFLTDLRQADGASIGSAVLGGVIFNAANILLVAAIAIAGMSVAFPVGIGIALVCGVVVNYLGNPLGDSTRLFLGVGLVVVAILLNAFAYRRAAAKAQQVSGRGLLLAVVAGLLMGFFYKYVAASMFPNFNVPLAGKLSPYSAVSCFAGGVLLSNFLFNTLLMRRPFSGTPVSYADYFRGSGRSHLMGVLGGAIWCVGMSFSILASGKAGPAISYGLGQGATVVAAVWGIFIWKEFRNAPSGTPLILNGMLLCYLGGLALIIAAH
- a CDS encoding ADP-ribosylglycohydrolase family protein translates to MLTKAALQNKIKGGWAGQTIGVTYGAPVEFKYNGTMIQDYQAIPWYDGYLKKTMVENPGVYDDLYMDLTFVEVIEKEGLDAPAASFANAFAHAGYALWHANQAGRYNILHGMAPPQSGHWLNNPHADCIDYQIEADFAGLMSPGMPNAASAISDKVGHIMNYGDGWYGGVYLGALYSLAFTSSDIPYLVREALKTIPKQSNYHQCISDVIRWHEQYPHDWKQTWFEVQKKWSADIGCPDAVFQPLDIDATVNSAYVVIGLLYGEGDFTKTMAISTRCGQDADCNPSSAGGILGTILGYDHIPAYWKQGLAEAEPLDFKYTSTSLNDVYDIGLRHALQVVQRNGGSVRGEQVTIRVQEPTPVKFEKSFAGHYPVGRLVVNKPLKDEYSFDFDGIGFVVKGEAAHTGAQPGHVFKGEVYVDNQLLEAVEWPTDFTTRRYELAWKYQLPKGKHTVRLKLLNPTPASECRVKEVLLYSDQPTSALAATH